A DNA window from Maribellus comscasis contains the following coding sequences:
- a CDS encoding polysaccharide biosynthesis/export family protein, with product MKQFRLQKIIFILPLFFCVMLATGQNVQSVDVKELSDSDIEKVRKQMQDAGLTEQEAINLARQRGASEAQIREFQQRLREGAVSIDSLSAVSNAEYNMEAMKDSSLSVRKDTFNTAVNIFGFSLFNNKKLSFEPGANIQTPKNYEIGIGDQLIINVWGNSQNNYELTVNQNGQIIVPDVGPVYVAGMPFRDAESKIKQRLTSIYADMGGNNPQTFAQINIGELRAIRVNIVGEVMSPGTYTLPATSTVFNALYLSGGPDTIGSFRNIKIIRDNKLFQTVDIYKFIVDADPSDNISLKDEDIIFVPPVERRVEVRGEFRRNTRFEIKEEETLDDLFRFAGGFTGNAWLAQVHVYRKTQQGLQIIDVLHENAENTILKDGDRIVSRKISEEFENRITIEGAVYQPGEYQWEEGVTLSALIQKAGGLKKDAFQNRGMITRENPDKTKSNIPFDVGDVVARKSDIVLQPEDSVLVKSLFDLREEPYISVSGEVLTPGEFHFSDGMTLGDAVFVADGFTEGADSTFIEVARRLSYKEAAQVNNQLVHIFTFKLDRDLRLQQGDAQFKLQPFDQISVRQAPGFRNAGKVTVKGEVKYAGQYAISEKGQRISDLVIMAGGITQYAFAEGATFERTNPILGSENIAVDLPAILAGAGGHNDLFLRDGDVLFIPEYIQTVKVSGSVQNPFSLTYEKGVSFKSYIERSGGFDSRALRRKAYVKYANGSTASKKGFIFKSYPKVLPGSEIIVPEKPAKENNNTSQWLAVASTFSSIAVAIAAVLR from the coding sequence ATGAAACAATTCAGACTTCAGAAAATTATTTTTATTTTACCCCTGTTTTTTTGTGTTATGCTGGCAACAGGCCAGAATGTGCAGTCTGTGGATGTAAAAGAACTCTCCGATTCGGATATTGAAAAGGTAAGAAAACAGATGCAGGATGCCGGTCTTACTGAACAGGAGGCAATAAACCTGGCCCGGCAAAGAGGGGCAAGCGAAGCACAAATCCGTGAGTTTCAACAACGGCTGCGTGAAGGTGCGGTTTCTATCGATAGTTTATCTGCCGTTTCCAACGCCGAATACAATATGGAAGCTATGAAAGACAGTTCTTTGTCTGTTCGGAAAGATACCTTTAACACAGCGGTAAATATATTTGGTTTTTCTCTTTTTAATAATAAAAAGCTCAGCTTTGAACCCGGAGCAAACATTCAAACGCCTAAAAACTATGAGATTGGAATAGGCGATCAGTTAATTATAAATGTATGGGGGAATTCACAAAACAATTACGAATTAACCGTGAATCAAAACGGGCAGATCATTGTTCCCGATGTGGGGCCGGTATATGTTGCAGGCATGCCATTTCGCGATGCCGAAAGTAAAATAAAACAAAGGCTTACTTCCATTTATGCGGATATGGGAGGGAACAATCCGCAAACTTTTGCCCAGATCAATATCGGTGAATTACGGGCCATAAGGGTAAATATAGTTGGAGAAGTGATGTCTCCCGGAACCTATACACTCCCGGCAACTTCCACTGTTTTTAATGCATTGTATCTCTCCGGAGGACCCGATACCATAGGATCTTTCAGAAACATTAAAATCATTCGTGATAATAAATTATTTCAAACGGTGGACATCTATAAATTTATTGTGGATGCCGATCCTTCAGACAACATTTCCTTAAAAGATGAAGACATTATTTTTGTTCCTCCGGTGGAAAGACGTGTGGAGGTGCGCGGCGAATTCCGCCGGAATACCCGTTTTGAAATAAAAGAGGAAGAGACCCTGGACGATTTGTTTCGTTTTGCCGGTGGATTTACCGGGAATGCCTGGCTGGCTCAGGTGCATGTGTACCGGAAAACACAACAAGGGCTGCAGATTATTGATGTACTTCACGAGAACGCAGAAAACACAATACTAAAGGATGGCGATAGAATTGTGAGCCGCAAAATAAGCGAAGAATTTGAAAACAGGATTACAATTGAAGGTGCTGTTTATCAGCCGGGAGAATACCAGTGGGAGGAGGGAGTCACCTTGTCGGCATTGATTCAGAAAGCCGGCGGACTCAAAAAGGACGCCTTTCAGAACCGGGGCATGATTACCCGTGAGAATCCCGATAAAACCAAATCAAATATTCCCTTTGACGTAGGCGATGTAGTGGCTCGGAAATCGGATATTGTTCTTCAGCCGGAAGACAGTGTCCTGGTGAAATCTTTATTCGATTTACGTGAAGAACCTTATATCTCGGTTTCAGGAGAAGTGTTAACGCCTGGCGAATTTCATTTCTCAGATGGAATGACCCTGGGAGATGCTGTTTTTGTGGCTGACGGATTTACCGAGGGCGCCGATAGTACATTTATCGAGGTAGCCAGAAGACTTTCGTATAAAGAAGCAGCACAGGTAAACAACCAGCTGGTTCACATTTTCACTTTTAAACTCGACCGGGATCTTCGTTTACAACAGGGAGATGCACAGTTTAAATTACAGCCTTTTGACCAGATTTCCGTACGTCAGGCACCCGGTTTTCGCAATGCAGGTAAAGTCACCGTAAAAGGTGAAGTAAAATATGCTGGGCAGTATGCCATCAGTGAAAAAGGGCAGCGCATTTCTGATTTGGTGATTATGGCAGGGGGAATTACACAATATGCTTTTGCGGAAGGAGCTACTTTTGAGCGTACAAATCCTATTCTTGGCTCTGAAAATATTGCGGTGGATCTGCCGGCGATTTTAGCCGGAGCCGGAGGACATAACGACCTGTTTTTGCGCGACGGCGATGTTTTATTTATTCCGGAGTACATACAAACCGTAAAAGTAAGCGGCAGTGTACAAAACCCGTTTTCTCTTACTTATGAAAAAGGGGTGTCATTTAAAAGTTATATTGAACGCAGTGGTGGTTTTGATTCCCGGGCATTACGCAGAAAAGCCTATGTGAAATATGCCAACGGTTCAACCGCGTCAAAAAAAGGGTTTATTTTTAAAAGCTATCCTAAAGTCCTGCCGGGAAGTGAAATTATTGTTCCCGAAAAACCCGCAAAAGAAAACAACAATACGAGTCAGTGGCTCGCTGTTGCAAGTACATTTTCTTCGATTGCCGTTGCTATTGCTGCTGTGTTGAGATAG
- a CDS encoding Wzz/FepE/Etk N-terminal domain-containing protein, whose translation MSENRIKDKTVQDSDEIDLLELIKTVWGGRKTIIKTLLVFTLIGGIVAILSPKQFTASTTLVPQTSKGSSNLGGLSSLASMAGFNLNMSQGMTELTPQVYPQIIQSAPFQLEIMNSTFTFEGVAQPVSLVTYYTDYYQPGILAVVKKYTIGLPGVVLKSVRGEKETATTETETDKTTLKLTNEQEKVRKLLANNLSLDVNDKEGVINLSAVFHEPELAAQVTQKAKVLLQQYITDFRVEKAEAQRDFIQERYNEKKQEFEQTQAQLAGFRDRNKNVISALARTEEERLENEYQLAFNVYSELAQQLEQARIKVKEETPVFSIIKPVMIPLEKSKPNRPLILAVWVFLGLVAGIGWIFGKEYLAGLRESLSEHEKEEQSKKSGQNGYSTLEEEKERKLHVVVNRDYKQQNKF comes from the coding sequence ATGTCAGAAAATAGAATAAAAGATAAAACGGTTCAGGACAGTGACGAGATTGATTTGCTGGAATTGATAAAAACAGTGTGGGGGGGAAGAAAAACGATCATAAAAACACTGCTTGTTTTTACCCTAATCGGGGGGATTGTTGCAATACTGTCACCCAAACAGTTTACCGCATCCACAACACTTGTACCGCAAACATCAAAAGGTTCATCTAATCTTGGCGGCTTGTCGTCGCTCGCGTCCATGGCAGGTTTTAATCTGAATATGTCACAGGGAATGACCGAATTAACACCCCAGGTATATCCTCAGATAATTCAAAGTGCACCCTTTCAGCTGGAGATCATGAACAGCACTTTTACTTTTGAGGGTGTAGCGCAGCCGGTGAGTCTCGTGACCTATTATACCGATTATTATCAACCCGGAATTCTGGCGGTAGTAAAAAAATACACCATTGGTCTCCCCGGAGTCGTGTTAAAATCTGTTCGTGGAGAAAAGGAAACAGCGACAACAGAAACAGAAACGGATAAAACAACGCTTAAACTGACAAACGAACAGGAAAAAGTGAGAAAATTGCTGGCTAATAATCTTTCGCTGGATGTTAACGATAAGGAGGGGGTTATCAACTTAAGTGCTGTTTTCCATGAACCGGAACTGGCAGCACAGGTAACACAAAAAGCCAAAGTGCTTTTACAACAGTACATCACCGACTTCAGGGTGGAAAAAGCAGAAGCTCAGCGTGATTTTATTCAGGAGAGATACAACGAGAAAAAGCAGGAATTTGAACAGACACAGGCACAGTTGGCCGGATTTCGCGACAGAAATAAAAATGTAATCAGTGCCCTGGCCCGGACCGAGGAAGAACGTCTGGAAAATGAATATCAGCTGGCTTTTAATGTCTATTCAGAACTGGCACAACAACTGGAACAGGCACGTATAAAGGTAAAAGAAGAAACTCCGGTCTTTTCTATTATCAAACCGGTGATGATTCCGCTCGAAAAATCAAAACCCAACCGCCCGCTTATCCTTGCGGTATGGGTATTTCTTGGATTGGTTGCCGGAATCGGATGGATCTTTGGAAAAGAATATCTGGCCGGTCTGCGGGAATCATTGTCAGAGCATGAAAAGGAAGAACAATCCAAAAAGAGCGGTCAAAATGGATACTCGACGCTTGAAGAGGAAAAAGAAAGAAAATTGCATGTGGTTGTCAATCGCGACTACAAACAGCAGAATAAATTTTAA
- a CDS encoding winged helix-turn-helix domain-containing protein, translated as MLHSIITSKTRIKLLLKFFLNTRTKSYLRHLEQEFGESSNAIRVELNRLEAAGLLTAEMSGNRKYFSANTAHPLFDDINSILKKFVGIDQIIERITSKVGDLEAAFITGDFAKGRDSQIIDLVLTGENLDRKYIHKLVEKAENMIGRKIRYLVLTAEQMVEVFKDKPRLLIWKADLDEEGEKRDEQ; from the coding sequence ATGCTTCATTCCATTATAACATCCAAAACCCGGATTAAACTTTTACTCAAGTTTTTTCTAAATACACGGACAAAAAGTTATTTGCGTCACCTGGAACAGGAGTTTGGCGAATCGTCCAATGCCATCCGTGTGGAGTTAAACCGTTTGGAGGCAGCCGGATTGTTAACGGCTGAAATGAGTGGAAACAGAAAGTATTTTAGTGCCAATACTGCTCACCCTTTATTTGATGACATCAACAGCATTCTTAAAAAATTTGTAGGCATCGATCAAATCATTGAACGTATTACGAGCAAAGTGGGCGATTTGGAAGCTGCATTTATTACCGGTGATTTTGCCAAAGGACGCGATTCACAGATCATCGATTTGGTACTGACAGGTGAAAACCTGGACAGAAAATATATCCACAAACTGGTGGAAAAAGCAGAAAATATGATCGGGCGAAAAATTCGTTATCTCGTTCTAACTGCGGAACAGATGGTGGAAGTTTTTAAAGATAAACCACGTCTTTTGATTTGGAAAGCAGACCTTGATGAAGAGGGTGAGAAGAGAGATGAGCAGTGA
- a CDS encoding SLC13 family permease encodes MTIETYIVIATFIFLIVAFLLEAMRPGLILFSAAIIFLATGIISAEEMVAGFSNNGIITIAVLFLVNEGIKQAGLITRLAQIYLPRKKSPMPILIPRIMIPVSLFSAFLNNLPIVVNVTPLLIKWADMMHFSYKKFLIPLSYAAIFGGMCTLIGTSSNLVVHGLMIERGLQGFHLFELGKLGLVISLFGIIYMALVSNWLLPGKKMRIMRGITETKDYYYNLQLKENSSLIGQAVESSSVSGLNGLQLYCVERKGKTLYPGKNNIRLRQNDDILVMGTSDRLNYILAHKDIKLKGEEYLHNESPGDLKQYEVVLSPRFAGLGLTVTEYNFFEHFNAVVLAIHRNGERITSNLNKLKLKVGDNVVLLSTDQFLSNWETSHMFYLVNYLQDYRVGKTSRTRWIALVILAAMVLGIVINELVSWGYGMRLNIFLFVAAAAILLVWLKILPPQNYTKNISWDLIISVASAFAISKGIQNSGIAQSMAQDAVNVVKSIGPAGVLAIIYIVTAILTEIITNNAAVALVFPVAVLAAELLGVSAKPFFVAIAIAAASSFMTARGYRANLIIKSIGKYSYRDFLRIGTPMQIIAFMVSVWLIPYYWPF; translated from the coding sequence TTGACCATTGAAACCTACATAGTAATCGCAACCTTTATTTTTCTTATTGTTGCTTTTTTACTGGAAGCTATGCGTCCGGGCCTGATCCTGTTTAGCGCAGCAATCATCTTTCTGGCTACGGGTATTATTTCAGCAGAAGAAATGGTTGCCGGATTTTCCAACAACGGAATTATAACCATTGCCGTGTTGTTTCTGGTAAATGAAGGAATAAAACAAGCGGGACTGATTACCCGGTTGGCTCAAATTTATCTCCCGCGAAAAAAAAGCCCGATGCCTATCCTTATTCCAAGGATTATGATTCCTGTTTCGTTGTTTTCGGCATTTTTAAATAACCTGCCTATCGTAGTAAATGTCACTCCTTTGCTTATTAAATGGGCAGATATGATGCACTTTTCATATAAAAAATTTCTTATTCCTCTTTCCTACGCTGCGATTTTTGGCGGTATGTGCACCCTGATCGGAACTTCTTCTAATCTTGTGGTTCACGGCTTGATGATTGAAAGAGGATTGCAGGGATTTCATCTTTTTGAGCTCGGAAAACTGGGATTGGTTATCTCTCTGTTTGGAATTATATACATGGCACTGGTGAGTAACTGGCTGCTTCCCGGAAAAAAAATGCGCATCATGCGGGGAATAACAGAAACAAAGGATTACTATTACAATCTGCAGCTCAAAGAAAACAGTTCTCTCATCGGACAGGCTGTTGAAAGTTCTTCCGTTTCCGGGTTAAACGGATTGCAGTTGTATTGTGTGGAACGTAAGGGAAAAACATTATATCCGGGGAAAAACAATATCCGCTTAAGACAAAACGATGATATTCTGGTGATGGGTACCTCCGACCGTTTAAATTATATCCTTGCACACAAGGACATAAAACTCAAGGGAGAGGAATACCTGCATAATGAATCTCCCGGTGATTTAAAACAATACGAAGTCGTACTTTCACCCCGTTTTGCCGGACTGGGATTAACCGTTACCGAATACAACTTTTTTGAACACTTTAACGCCGTTGTTCTTGCTATCCACCGGAATGGCGAAAGGATTACTTCCAATCTGAACAAGCTCAAACTCAAGGTGGGTGACAATGTCGTGCTGCTTTCCACCGACCAGTTTCTGAGTAACTGGGAAACATCACATATGTTTTATCTGGTGAATTATCTGCAGGATTACCGTGTGGGAAAAACATCACGTACACGGTGGATTGCCCTGGTAATTCTTGCTGCAATGGTGCTGGGTATTGTTATCAATGAACTGGTATCCTGGGGCTATGGAATGCGTTTGAATATTTTTCTTTTTGTGGCAGCGGCGGCCATTCTGCTGGTGTGGCTAAAAATATTACCACCTCAGAACTATACCAAAAACATCAGTTGGGATCTGATCATATCAGTAGCCTCAGCTTTTGCAATCAGTAAAGGGATTCAGAACTCCGGTATTGCTCAGTCGATGGCACAGGATGCTGTCAATGTAGTAAAATCCATTGGCCCGGCAGGAGTGCTTGCAATCATCTATATCGTCACCGCCATATTAACCGAAATTATCACCAACAATGCCGCCGTAGCGCTTGTATTTCCGGTGGCTGTACTGGCAGCTGAGCTGTTGGGAGTCAGCGCCAAACCTTTTTTTGTGGCGATTGCCATAGCCGCTGCCTCCAGTTTTATGACCGCCCGTGGGTACCGGGCAAATCTGATCATCAAATCCATTGGGAAATATTCATACCGGGATTTTTTACGCATCGGAACACCCATGCAGATAATCGCTTTTATGGTTAGCGTGTGGCTGATACCCTATTACTGGCCGTTTTGA
- a CDS encoding nucleotide sugar dehydrogenase produces the protein MNYKNQILKKIAQNREVVGIIGLGYVGLPLAVNFAGSGVKVFGFEQSSDRVNKINRGENYISDIADKVLREVVLDNKTLIATSDYSKISECDAIIICVPTPLDRFHKPDMTYIESACIETGKNIKPGTFICLESTTYPTTTEDFMLPIILEATKSNPHFNETVIPNEAERSEGSHNTGTDPNLPPTGGLRGATPFWLAYSPERVDPGNKNYHTRNTPKVLGSLTPDGLEIGQALYKKAVDTIHPVSSPRVAEMVKILENTYRLVNISLINELALLAGKMDINIWEVIEAAKTKPFGFEAFYPGPGVGGHCIPLDPFYLEHIAKRYNFDLSMIHAAGHINMRMPHYMYIKIAAALNRQQKAVSGSTILFLGVAFKPDINDERESPALRIMDILFFKDGKVTYHDPYIPEVQTNEGNIFYSLDLDEETIKNADCVVLTTNHSVFDIKKIQKHARLIVDLRNMIKEADDKVYKL, from the coding sequence ATGAACTATAAAAACCAAATCCTTAAAAAAATAGCCCAAAACCGGGAAGTTGTTGGTATTATCGGCTTGGGGTATGTAGGGTTGCCTCTTGCTGTGAACTTTGCCGGTTCCGGGGTAAAAGTATTTGGTTTTGAACAGTCATCTGATCGGGTAAACAAAATCAACCGGGGCGAAAACTATATCAGCGACATAGCGGATAAGGTCCTGCGGGAAGTGGTATTGGACAATAAAACCCTTATCGCTACTTCCGACTATTCAAAAATCAGTGAATGCGATGCGATTATCATATGTGTACCAACACCATTGGATCGTTTTCACAAACCCGACATGACATATATTGAGTCTGCCTGCATTGAAACCGGTAAAAACATCAAACCCGGCACTTTTATTTGTCTGGAAAGTACCACATACCCCACCACCACTGAAGACTTTATGCTGCCTATTATACTTGAAGCCACTAAAAGCAACCCGCACTTTAACGAAACTGTCATCCCGAACGAAGCGGAGCGAAGTGAGGGATCTCATAATACCGGCACCGATCCCAACCTCCCCCCCACGGGGGGATTGAGGGGGGCTACTCCTTTCTGGCTGGCCTACAGCCCTGAAAGAGTAGATCCCGGCAACAAAAACTACCACACCCGGAACACTCCCAAGGTGCTGGGCTCTCTTACTCCCGACGGACTCGAAATCGGACAGGCGCTTTACAAAAAAGCCGTTGACACCATCCACCCCGTGAGTTCACCCCGAGTGGCTGAAATGGTAAAAATTCTCGAAAATACCTACCGGCTGGTCAACATCAGCCTGATTAATGAACTGGCACTCTTAGCCGGAAAAATGGACATCAACATATGGGAAGTCATTGAAGCGGCAAAAACAAAACCCTTTGGTTTTGAGGCTTTTTATCCCGGGCCCGGTGTAGGCGGACACTGTATCCCGCTTGACCCTTTTTACCTGGAGCACATTGCCAAACGATACAATTTCGACCTCTCCATGATTCATGCAGCAGGTCATATCAACATGCGGATGCCGCATTACATGTACATCAAAATCGCAGCTGCCCTTAACCGGCAGCAGAAGGCAGTAAGCGGCAGTACCATTCTCTTTCTGGGTGTCGCTTTTAAACCCGATATCAACGATGAACGGGAATCTCCGGCACTCCGGATTATGGATATCCTGTTTTTTAAAGACGGGAAAGTGACCTACCACGACCCCTATATCCCGGAGGTACAAACAAACGAAGGAAATATCTTTTATTCCTTAGATTTAGATGAGGAAACCATAAAAAATGCCGACTGTGTCGTCCTCACCACCAACCACTCGGTATTTGATATCAAAAAGATACAAAAACATGCCCGACTCATTGTCGACCTGCGAAATATGATAAAAGAAGCAGATGACAAGGTGTATAAATTATAA
- a CDS encoding GIY-YIG nuclease family protein — MANFFDEYYWVYVLKSIKDGKYYTGYTKDLPSRFEAHQNGLVESTKNRRPFKLIYFEGCLNQQDATKREKHLKTHYGKMYLGNRLKSYFTG, encoded by the coding sequence ATGGCAAATTTTTTCGATGAATATTATTGGGTTTATGTACTAAAGAGTATAAAAGATGGTAAATACTATACAGGGTATACCAAAGATTTGCCATCAAGATTTGAGGCTCATCAAAATGGACTCGTTGAGTCCACTAAAAATAGGAGACCTTTCAAATTAATTTACTTTGAAGGATGTCTTAACCAGCAGGATGCAACTAAACGAGAAAAACATTTGAAAACACATTATGGGAAAATGTATTTGGGTAATCGTCTCAAATCTTATTTCACAGGGTGA
- the cysC gene encoding adenylyl-sulfate kinase, whose translation MEKNIYTTFDKIKGRSAKEIYLKQQGKVIWLTGLSGSGKTTLASALEKRLFELNYFCQILDGDNVRSGINKNLKFTEEDRLENIRRIAEVSKLFMNCGIILICSFISPTNEMRHMAREIIGEDDFLEVFVNTPLEVCEQRDPKGLYKKARAGEIKNFTGISSPFELPDNPFLEVVNTSPDISETVTEMLKAIIPEIKFDPLVSL comes from the coding sequence ATGGAAAAAAATATATACACTACATTCGATAAAATAAAGGGCCGTAGTGCTAAAGAAATTTATTTAAAACAACAAGGTAAAGTTATTTGGTTAACCGGGTTATCCGGCTCCGGAAAAACTACACTGGCCAGTGCACTGGAAAAACGCCTGTTTGAACTGAATTATTTTTGCCAGATTCTTGATGGCGACAACGTTCGTTCAGGTATCAACAAAAACCTGAAGTTTACTGAAGAAGACCGTCTGGAAAATATCCGGCGTATTGCTGAAGTCTCCAAGCTGTTTATGAACTGTGGGATTATCCTGATTTGTTCGTTTATCAGTCCAACCAATGAAATGCGTCATATGGCACGCGAGATTATTGGTGAAGACGATTTTCTGGAGGTGTTTGTAAACACACCTTTGGAAGTATGTGAACAGCGCGATCCTAAAGGACTTTACAAAAAAGCAAGAGCCGGAGAGATTAAAAATTTTACCGGTATTTCATCTCCTTTTGAGCTTCCCGATAATCCGTTTTTGGAAGTTGTCAATACCAGTCCCGATATCAGTGAAACAGTAACAGAAATGTTAAAAGCCATTATCCCGGAGATTAAGTTTGATCCTTTAGTGAGTTTATAA
- a CDS encoding DUF2061 domain-containing protein yields MSVKPRRHLAKAITWRIIASLTTFMIGWVVTGDLNFGMTIGAADVVIKIVLYYFHERLWYHSKFGIVEDGHKSVYQPIFKRKQKVQEAKVRVESEVEDFWKHGSASRKDGADL; encoded by the coding sequence ATGTCAGTAAAACCACGCCGGCACCTGGCAAAAGCAATAACCTGGAGAATTATTGCATCATTGACCACATTTATGATCGGATGGGTCGTTACCGGAGACTTAAATTTTGGAATGACCATTGGCGCAGCTGATGTTGTTATCAAAATTGTACTTTATTATTTTCATGAACGACTTTGGTATCACTCCAAATTTGGAATTGTGGAAGACGGGCATAAATCCGTCTATCAACCCATTTTTAAAAGAAAACAGAAAGTACAGGAGGCTAAAGTACGGGTAGAATCAGAGGTCGAAGATTTTTGGAAGCACGGCTCTGCGAGTCGCAAAGACGGCGCAGACTTATAA